The following coding sequences are from one Enterococcus sp. 4G2_DIV0659 window:
- a CDS encoding MerR family transcriptional regulator, whose translation MNIKKASELSGVTADTIRYYERIGLIPPVKRSANGIRDFDEEDLRWIVFSRQMRKAGLSIESLVDYLTLFQAGSETVPARKEIIADQIKELKEKALELNTAIERLEFKLVNYDEHMIPVENTLRDFNQNRQQKINSF comes from the coding sequence ATGAACATAAAAAAAGCAAGTGAATTAAGTGGTGTTACTGCAGATACTATCCGATACTATGAACGAATTGGATTGATTCCACCTGTAAAACGTAGTGCTAATGGGATTCGTGATTTTGACGAAGAGGATTTGCGTTGGATTGTATTTAGTCGTCAAATGAGAAAAGCCGGATTATCTATTGAATCTTTGGTGGATTATTTGACGTTATTTCAAGCAGGAAGTGAAACAGTTCCTGCACGGAAAGAAATCATTGCTGATCAAATCAAGGAATTAAAGGAGAAGGCATTAGAATTAAACACAGCGATTGAACGATTGGAATTTAAATTGGTTAATTATGATGAGCACATGATTCCAGTTGAAAATACCTTAAGAGACTTTAATCAAAATAGACAACAAAAGATAAACAGCTTCTAA
- a CDS encoding organic hydroperoxide resistance protein, which produces MKKIYSTTIINTGGREGEVFSPDKSFSYQVTSPGPHQENKTNPEQLFAAAYSSCFNSALELVMAKQKITSKSTVKATVSLFSDEQSGFQVGVVLSVKIDDVDQDKAEELVKAAHEVCPYSKATRGNISVELEVE; this is translated from the coding sequence ATGAAAAAGATTTATTCAACAACTATTATTAATACAGGCGGAAGAGAAGGGGAAGTTTTTTCACCAGATAAATCCTTTAGCTATCAAGTAACATCCCCTGGTCCTCATCAAGAAAACAAAACAAATCCAGAACAGCTATTTGCCGCGGCATACAGCTCTTGTTTTAACAGTGCTTTGGAACTGGTGATGGCAAAACAAAAAATCACTTCAAAAAGCACTGTAAAAGCAACCGTTTCACTATTTAGTGATGAGCAGTCTGGCTTTCAAGTTGGTGTAGTTTTATCCGTTAAAATTGATGATGTAGATCAGGATAAGGCAGAGGAACTGGTCAAAGCCGCTCATGAAGTTTGTCCATATTCAAAAGCAACAAGAGGGAATATTTCTGTTGAATTAGAAGTAGAGTAA
- a CDS encoding nucleoside 2-deoxyribosyltransferase — translation MKIYFAGPMFASADLRYNEHLVKNIRALDESIEVYLPQENGAINDKTAYADSKMIALADTEKVLESDLLVAVLDGITIDAGVASEIGVAYAKQIPIIGLYTDTRQQGADNQKKLSALADTAENQFHYLNLYTVGLVKLNGTIVNTEEAFLDLIEKQAKK, via the coding sequence TTGAAAATATATTTTGCCGGACCTATGTTTGCAAGCGCCGACTTGCGTTATAACGAACACTTAGTTAAAAACATTCGTGCACTGGACGAATCAATCGAAGTGTATCTACCACAAGAAAACGGTGCGATTAATGACAAAACAGCTTACGCCGACAGCAAAATGATTGCACTAGCTGATACTGAAAAAGTACTTGAAAGTGATCTGTTAGTTGCTGTTTTAGATGGCATTACAATAGATGCTGGCGTCGCTTCTGAGATTGGTGTGGCCTACGCTAAACAAATTCCAATCATCGGTTTATATACCGACACTCGTCAACAAGGTGCCGACAATCAAAAAAAATTATCCGCTTTGGCTGATACTGCAGAAAATCAATTTCATTATTTAAATTTATATACTGTAGGATTAGTCAAATTAAACGGCACTATTGTTAATACAGAAGAAGCATTTCTAGACTTGATTGAAAAACAGGCAAAAAAATAG
- a CDS encoding TIGR03943 family putative permease subunit, translated as MIRFLILVGYTTLMMYLQVSGRLNQYINVHYRYLAILSMVLSFVLAIVQLILWNKEEDKSDHNHHDHDHGLDKPYQRGMAYLLLVLPLMVGFLFPTVSLDTSIVEAKGFNFPLSKESVGDPDVETQYLKPDTSIYFDKTDYDKQMKQALSRYIKNNQVKVTDENYLEVMELIYNYPSEFIGKTISYKGFAFKSPEKERTDLFVFRFGIIHCVADSGVFGLLTHMPDDQTFENNDWVELTGTIHSQYYAPFKREIPVVDVVKVKQVDEPKNQYVYRSF; from the coding sequence ATGATACGATTTTTGATTTTAGTTGGTTATACTACGTTGATGATGTATTTGCAAGTCTCCGGTCGATTGAATCAATATATAAATGTTCATTATCGCTATTTAGCTATTTTATCTATGGTACTTTCATTTGTTTTAGCGATTGTTCAACTTATTTTATGGAATAAAGAAGAGGATAAAAGTGACCATAATCATCACGATCATGATCATGGCTTGGACAAACCTTATCAACGAGGAATGGCCTATCTATTGTTAGTGTTGCCACTGATGGTAGGATTTTTGTTTCCTACAGTTAGCTTAGATACATCCATTGTTGAAGCAAAAGGTTTTAATTTTCCTTTAAGCAAGGAGTCTGTGGGTGATCCTGATGTTGAGACGCAGTATTTAAAACCAGATACTAGCATTTATTTTGATAAAACGGATTACGATAAGCAGATGAAACAAGCATTAAGTAGATATATAAAAAATAATCAAGTAAAAGTAACTGATGAGAATTATTTAGAAGTGATGGAGCTTATTTATAATTACCCAAGTGAGTTTATTGGTAAGACCATCTCTTATAAAGGCTTTGCTTTTAAATCACCAGAAAAAGAAAGGACAGATCTTTTTGTCTTTCGATTTGGAATTATTCATTGTGTAGCTGATTCAGGTGTTTTTGGATTACTAACCCATATGCCAGATGATCAAACTTTTGAAAACAATGATTGGGTAGAGCTTACAGGGACGATTCATTCTCAATATTATGCTCCTTTTAAACGGGAGATTCCCGTAGTAGACGTGGTAAAAGTAAAACAAGTAGATGAACCGAAAAATCAATATGTTTATCGGTCCTTTTAA
- a CDS encoding MarR family winged helix-turn-helix transcriptional regulator, translating into MEKKNRRLEEQLCFSLQTVSKHFNRMYAKALKPFHLTYPQYLVLLVLWEFSDQRVSDIGDKLELDTGTLTPMLKRMETNGYIHRNRLPEDERIVIISLSEKAIQLEEEIYNQVEGCLVQLTFKEKDYFSLIKNLNSLSKEIDEIDH; encoded by the coding sequence GTGGAAAAAAAGAATAGACGATTAGAAGAACAATTATGTTTTTCATTACAAACAGTATCAAAACATTTTAATAGAATGTATGCTAAAGCCTTGAAACCATTTCATTTAACGTATCCACAATATTTGGTTTTACTGGTTTTGTGGGAATTTTCTGATCAACGAGTATCTGATATTGGCGATAAATTGGAGTTGGATACTGGAACGCTTACGCCTATGCTAAAAAGAATGGAAACAAACGGTTATATCCATCGAAATAGATTACCAGAAGATGAACGAATCGTAATCATCTCACTTTCAGAAAAAGCTATTCAGTTGGAAGAGGAGATATATAATCAAGTAGAGGGCTGTTTGGTGCAGCTGACATTTAAGGAAAAGGACTATTTTTCGCTGATTAAGAATCTTAATTCATTAAGTAAGGAAATTGATGAGATTGACCATTAA
- a CDS encoding efflux RND transporter periplasmic adaptor subunit: MKKKLLIGLGVVVVAGAVFFMYQNTQQTEAETAKSVNLYEVEKQTPLHLKGQVQAKLTQSVLLNAEKGPVKTIHYNLGDRVAKDAVLVTYEWGEKIKAERESIVASLNPDAKNDTSKPLMVLKSAETEIKGTVTEYDKEKLSKDMAVTIDYVNQNKSVSGKITTISEVNTTSDTNSATGGASNGSVTIVNYDFTAQPNENIPLGYSVEILIPRNEIHLPTKSVQEKDGKFYVYTVKDKKAEPKEVTLKEEDGYYVLEKGIDEGSKIIKNVKGIKDGTEVAVQ; this comes from the coding sequence ATGAAAAAGAAACTGTTGATCGGGTTAGGTGTAGTAGTCGTTGCGGGAGCCGTTTTTTTTATGTACCAAAATACGCAACAAACAGAGGCAGAAACAGCTAAAAGTGTGAACCTGTATGAAGTAGAAAAACAAACGCCTTTGCACCTTAAAGGACAAGTACAAGCAAAATTAACGCAATCTGTACTATTAAATGCAGAAAAAGGACCAGTCAAAACAATTCATTATAATTTAGGTGATCGTGTTGCAAAAGATGCAGTTTTAGTCACTTACGAATGGGGAGAAAAAATCAAAGCAGAAAGAGAGAGTATTGTTGCGTCATTGAATCCAGATGCAAAAAATGATACAAGCAAACCTTTAATGGTCTTAAAAAGTGCAGAAACCGAAATTAAAGGAACTGTTACTGAGTATGATAAAGAGAAGTTAAGTAAGGATATGGCGGTTACCATTGACTATGTTAATCAAAATAAATCAGTCTCAGGAAAAATTACGACAATCTCAGAAGTAAATACTACGTCAGATACGAATTCTGCAACTGGTGGGGCAAGTAATGGTTCGGTGACTATTGTCAATTATGATTTTACTGCTCAACCAAATGAGAACATTCCTTTAGGATATAGCGTGGAAATCTTAATTCCACGTAATGAGATTCATTTACCTACAAAAAGTGTGCAAGAAAAAGATGGAAAATTCTATGTTTATACAGTGAAGGATAAAAAAGCAGAACCAAAAGAAGTGACACTTAAAGAAGAAGATGGTTATTACGTGTTAGAAAAAGGGATAGATGAAGGTAGTAAAATCATTAAAAATGTGAAGGGAATCAAGGATGGAACGGAAGTGGCAGTTCAATGA
- the lepA gene encoding translation elongation factor 4 codes for MNINEMKKRQEKIRNFSIIAHIDHGKSTLADRILQKTETVSDREMQDQLLDAMDLERERGITIKLNAVELSYTAKDGEEYIFHLIDTPGHVDFTYEVSRSLAACEGAILVVDAAQGIEAQTLANVYLAIDNDLEIIPVINKIDLPAADPERVRTEIEDVIGIDASEAVLASAKAGIGIEEILEQIVELVPAPSGDLEAPLKALIFDSVYDSYRGVILNVRIMDGVVKPGDKIMMMNNNKTFEVTDVGIFSPKPISRDFLMVGDVGYITAAIKTVRDTQVGDTVTLADNPATEALEGYRKMNPMVYCGLYPIDNSRYVELREALEKLQLNDAALQFEAESSQALGFGYRCGFLGLLHMDVIQERLEREFNLDLITTAPSVIYHVTKTDGTKIVVDNPAEFPDQSTVDFVEEPYVKATIMVPNEYVGAVMEISQRKRGEFVTMDYLDEYRVNVIYDMPLSEIVYDFFDRLKSGTKGYASLDYEMIGYRKSNLSKMDILLNSEKVDALSFIVHKDFAFERGKVIVEKLKKLIPRQQFEVPVQAAIGQKITARSTIKALRKNVLAKCYGGDISRKRKLLEKQKDGKKRMKQVGSVEVPQEAFMAVLKMDEDEPKK; via the coding sequence ATGAATATAAATGAAATGAAGAAACGACAAGAAAAAATCCGTAACTTTTCCATTATTGCTCATATCGACCATGGAAAATCTACGCTAGCAGACCGTATTTTACAAAAAACGGAAACAGTATCTGATCGTGAAATGCAAGATCAGTTACTGGATGCAATGGATTTAGAGCGTGAACGTGGGATTACTATCAAATTGAATGCTGTTGAGTTATCTTATACGGCAAAAGATGGGGAAGAATATATTTTTCATTTAATCGATACTCCGGGACATGTGGATTTCACTTATGAAGTATCAAGAAGTTTAGCAGCGTGTGAAGGAGCGATTTTAGTTGTTGATGCAGCGCAAGGAATCGAAGCGCAAACGTTAGCCAATGTGTACCTAGCCATAGATAATGATTTAGAAATTATTCCTGTTATTAATAAAATCGATTTGCCAGCAGCTGATCCAGAGCGTGTACGCACAGAAATCGAAGATGTGATTGGGATTGATGCCAGTGAAGCTGTTTTAGCCAGTGCCAAAGCAGGAATTGGGATTGAAGAGATTTTGGAACAAATTGTTGAACTAGTTCCTGCGCCATCAGGCGATCTTGAAGCACCATTAAAAGCATTGATTTTTGATTCCGTGTATGATAGTTATCGTGGCGTTATTTTAAATGTCCGAATTATGGACGGTGTTGTAAAACCTGGCGATAAAATCATGATGATGAATAATAATAAAACCTTTGAAGTAACAGATGTAGGTATTTTCTCACCAAAACCGATCAGCCGTGACTTCTTAATGGTTGGTGATGTAGGGTATATTACGGCAGCAATTAAGACCGTCCGTGATACTCAAGTAGGGGACACGGTAACATTGGCGGATAATCCTGCAACAGAGGCCTTAGAAGGCTATCGCAAGATGAATCCAATGGTTTATTGTGGGTTGTATCCAATTGATAATTCTCGCTATGTTGAGTTACGTGAAGCATTAGAAAAACTACAATTAAATGATGCTGCCTTACAGTTTGAAGCAGAATCTTCCCAAGCGTTAGGCTTTGGGTATCGTTGCGGATTTTTAGGTCTACTGCATATGGATGTTATTCAAGAGCGTTTAGAGCGTGAATTTAATCTAGATTTGATTACAACGGCTCCATCAGTAATTTATCATGTAACAAAGACAGATGGTACGAAAATCGTTGTTGACAATCCTGCAGAATTTCCAGATCAAAGTACAGTTGATTTTGTTGAAGAACCTTATGTTAAAGCAACAATTATGGTGCCAAATGAATACGTTGGTGCAGTGATGGAGATTTCACAACGGAAACGTGGAGAATTTGTCACAATGGATTACTTGGATGAGTACCGAGTAAATGTTATTTACGATATGCCATTATCAGAGATCGTTTATGATTTCTTTGACCGTCTAAAATCAGGAACAAAAGGGTATGCTTCATTGGATTATGAAATGATTGGCTATCGTAAGAGTAATTTATCTAAGATGGACATTCTGTTAAACTCAGAAAAAGTCGATGCTTTGAGTTTTATTGTGCATAAAGATTTTGCTTTTGAACGAGGAAAAGTAATTGTTGAGAAACTGAAAAAATTAATCCCTAGACAACAATTTGAAGTGCCAGTTCAAGCTGCTATCGGTCAAAAAATTACGGCCCGTTCTACGATCAAAGCCTTACGTAAAAATGTTTTGGCCAAGTGTTACGGTGGAGATATTTCTCGTAAACGTAAATTGTTAGAGAAACAAAAAGATGGTAAGAAACGGATGAAACAAGTTGGATCTGTGGAAGTGCCGCAAGAAGCCTTCATGGCAGTTTTGAAAATGGATGAAGATGAACCGAAGAAATAG
- a CDS encoding ABC transporter permease has protein sequence MRFSEIWKTSLKSILKNKRRSFLTMIGLIIGVSSVITIFSIGRGFERYAADFIGLDNYDSSIYFNFSPTDQSFYDTNLPSFSENDLERIESVDGVKGVEYYDNEEKGAKYYAQKIDEASSASSEGSFKLLTSKGTEVIYGRNINETDNVNQNKVMVINESIAKAIKKDNPESLVGKSLTIQGQLFEVVGIMEDRDNSGFITTQDNYVVVEVPQASYEEYFDNPKDSILIRLATNADPKSVTKDIEKILDKYGSVRSMGAYKSQDLAGQVKQLRTILTGITVLVSVIGGISLFISGIGVMNMIYISVSERTKEIGVRRAMGGTKNNIMMQFLLEGITLTLIGGIIGYVVGLLIGYLVGAVTPFTIVPDLFTAMLALALSVGIGLLFSWLPAKSASKKDIVSLIR, from the coding sequence ATGCGTTTTAGTGAAATTTGGAAAACCTCTTTAAAATCAATCTTAAAAAATAAAAGGCGTAGTTTTTTGACTATGATTGGTTTAATTATCGGTGTATCCTCTGTGATTACTATTTTTTCTATTGGTCGTGGGTTTGAGCGATATGCGGCTGATTTTATAGGATTGGATAATTATGATTCAAGTATATATTTCAACTTTTCTCCAACTGATCAATCTTTTTATGATACGAATTTACCTTCCTTTTCTGAAAATGACCTTGAGCGAATTGAAAGTGTTGATGGAGTCAAAGGTGTGGAATACTATGACAATGAAGAAAAAGGTGCCAAGTATTATGCACAAAAAATTGATGAAGCTAGCAGCGCTTCTTCAGAAGGTTCGTTTAAATTACTAACATCTAAAGGAACGGAAGTAATTTATGGACGAAATATAAATGAAACAGATAATGTGAATCAAAATAAAGTGATGGTTATTAATGAAAGTATTGCCAAAGCAATAAAAAAAGATAATCCAGAATCACTTGTTGGAAAAAGTTTAACGATTCAAGGTCAATTATTTGAAGTTGTCGGTATTATGGAAGATAGAGATAACTCAGGTTTTATCACAACACAAGATAATTACGTTGTGGTAGAAGTTCCTCAGGCAAGTTATGAAGAGTATTTTGATAATCCTAAAGATTCGATTTTAATTCGATTGGCTACGAACGCAGACCCAAAATCAGTAACAAAAGATATTGAGAAAATACTGGATAAATATGGCTCTGTTAGAAGTATGGGGGCTTATAAAAGCCAAGATTTAGCAGGACAAGTAAAGCAACTTAGAACAATTTTGACTGGCATTACTGTTTTGGTTTCAGTTATTGGTGGTATTTCGTTATTTATTTCTGGGATCGGGGTAATGAACATGATTTATATTTCAGTCTCTGAACGAACGAAGGAAATTGGCGTACGCCGTGCCATGGGCGGAACTAAAAATAATATTATGATGCAATTCCTTTTAGAAGGAATCACATTAACTTTGATAGGTGGAATAATTGGATATGTAGTTGGTCTGTTGATTGGTTATTTAGTTGGAGCAGTCACACCATTTACTATTGTTCCGGATCTTTTTACAGCTATGCTCGCATTAGCTTTATCAGTAGGAATTGGTTTACTCTTTAGCTGGCTTCCAGCAAAAAGCGCTTCTAAAAAAGATATCGTTTCATTGATTCGTTAA
- a CDS encoding ABC transporter ATP-binding protein: protein MIKMEHVNKYYSLDQEKIHVLKDINLTIQEHEFVAIMGPSGSGKSTLMNTISFLDGNFEGSYLFNGENAYHYNDNKLSQIRNKSVGFVFQSFQLIENNTVFENVALPLLYGGMKSGNTKELVLNALEKVGIADKYNKLPKQLSGGQQQRVAIARALVSNPSFIVADEPTGALDTHTSADIMELFQRLNEEEKVTILMVTHDSEAAQYCKRVITVRDGEIIEGGVGYAF, encoded by the coding sequence ATGATCAAAATGGAGCATGTTAATAAATATTATTCATTAGACCAAGAAAAAATTCATGTTCTAAAAGATATTAATTTAACCATTCAAGAACATGAATTTGTTGCTATTATGGGACCATCAGGTTCAGGAAAGTCTACATTAATGAATACGATTAGTTTTTTAGATGGTAATTTTGAAGGCAGTTATCTATTTAATGGTGAAAATGCCTATCATTATAATGACAATAAACTTTCTCAGATTAGGAATAAATCTGTTGGCTTTGTTTTTCAATCTTTTCAGCTGATTGAAAACAATACTGTTTTTGAAAATGTCGCTTTACCCTTATTATATGGCGGAATGAAATCTGGAAATACGAAAGAATTAGTGTTAAACGCCTTAGAAAAAGTCGGCATTGCAGATAAATATAACAAATTACCTAAACAATTATCTGGTGGACAACAACAAAGGGTTGCGATTGCTCGAGCTCTTGTCAGTAATCCGAGTTTTATTGTAGCTGATGAACCAACAGGCGCTTTAGACACACATACATCTGCTGATATTATGGAGTTGTTTCAACGATTGAACGAAGAAGAAAAGGTAACGATCTTGATGGTCACTCATGATAGTGAGGCAGCACAATATTGTAAACGTGTGATTACTGTAAGAGATGGTGAGATTATTGAAGGAGGGGTTGGCTATGCGTTTTAG
- a CDS encoding GNAT family N-acetyltransferase, whose translation MDQKEFKESLELKVVDEKYVDQFNELLSYVFQFTEADLDESGYESKKELIKSKQPILEQSKVFGWFHGNQLISQIAIYPCEVNIHGTLFKMGGVTGVGTYPEYANHGLMQDLIHLALKNMREDKQWISYLYPYSIPYYRRKGWEIMSDKLSFNIRDTQLPKTVDVPGMVERVSVNHEDVFTVYAKFARQNHGALIRSEFNWEEYWRFENEDERTAAVYYGANQEPLGVLFYWVAEEVFHIKEMFYINQEARNGLWNFISAHFSMVYWVKGDIYKNEPLAFLLDDSQIKETIEPYFMARIVDVKEMLAAYPYASTAKPFHFVVSDPVAEWNNGIFSLLWDEDDQVTVTDEPLGQPVQIDIQTLTCLLMNYRRPTYLHQIERLDTDKETLKSLERIFPDQEAYFSDYF comes from the coding sequence ATGGACCAAAAAGAGTTCAAAGAAAGTTTAGAATTAAAAGTAGTTGATGAAAAATATGTCGATCAGTTTAATGAATTGTTAAGCTATGTTTTTCAATTTACAGAAGCTGATTTAGATGAAAGTGGCTACGAAAGTAAAAAAGAATTAATCAAATCCAAACAACCGATTTTAGAACAATCTAAAGTATTCGGTTGGTTTCACGGAAATCAATTGATCTCACAAATTGCCATTTATCCATGTGAGGTAAATATCCATGGGACACTCTTTAAAATGGGTGGAGTCACTGGCGTTGGAACGTATCCTGAATACGCCAATCATGGATTAATGCAAGATCTCATTCACCTAGCACTTAAAAATATGCGTGAAGATAAACAATGGATTTCCTACCTTTATCCTTATAGTATTCCTTATTACCGCAGAAAAGGCTGGGAAATTATGTCGGATAAATTATCCTTTAACATTCGTGATACCCAATTGCCAAAGACGGTTGATGTTCCTGGAATGGTTGAGCGTGTGAGTGTTAATCATGAAGATGTGTTTACCGTATATGCTAAATTTGCTCGCCAAAATCATGGTGCTTTGATACGCAGTGAATTCAATTGGGAAGAATATTGGCGTTTTGAAAATGAGGATGAGCGAACGGCTGCTGTATACTACGGAGCCAATCAAGAACCTTTAGGCGTGCTTTTTTATTGGGTTGCTGAAGAAGTATTTCATATAAAAGAAATGTTCTATATTAATCAAGAAGCCCGAAATGGTCTTTGGAACTTTATTTCTGCACATTTCTCCATGGTTTATTGGGTTAAAGGGGATATTTATAAAAATGAACCATTAGCTTTTTTACTTGATGATAGTCAAATTAAAGAAACTATCGAACCTTATTTTATGGCTAGAATCGTCGATGTAAAAGAAATGCTGGCTGCCTATCCCTATGCAAGTACGGCAAAACCATTCCATTTTGTAGTAAGTGATCCAGTCGCAGAGTGGAATAATGGCATATTTAGTTTATTATGGGATGAAGATGATCAAGTTACTGTGACAGATGAACCATTAGGACAACCTGTTCAAATAGATATTCAGACGTTAACTTGTTTATTGATGAATTATCGTCGTCCGACTTATTTACATCAAATTGAACGATTAGATACGGATAAAGAAACTCTGAAATCATTGGAAAGAATATTCCCTGATCAAGAAGCCTACTTTAGCGATTACTTTTGA